aatgaaaaaggaggcatTGCAAcagatactgcagaaattcaaagtatcattagtggctactgtgAGCAACTATATAGCAATAAGttgaaaaacctagaagaaatgcacaagtttctagacacatacaacctatcaagatagaaggaggaagaaatccaaaacctgaatagaccaataacaaataatgagatccaagctgtaataaaaagtctcccagtaaattAAAGCTGAGGatccaatggcttcactgctgaattccaccaaacatttaaataactcATACCAGTCCTAGTCAAGCTATTCTgaaaagcagaggaagagaaattacttacaaactcatttttttttttttagtatttttgacctgcagttggttgaattcaCTGATGCTGAACCCAGAGGTTACAGAAGGCTGCCTGTATTCTATGATGAGGGATCCATTCACACATAAGAGGACACATGAGCTCCAGTATACATGGCCAAGTGTGTTCTGAGCAACACTGTAAGAGgccaaagtggaaacaatccaaatgcccatcaacagcaGAAACATTTATACTATTGGACACCTTACAGCAGGCAACAGGACCAAGTACAGCTACAAGGAACAACATAGATGagggaaataaaacaaacaaaaaaacccattaaaCTGCATAAAGCACAATTCTGTTTACATAAGgttatataacattttcaaaatgagcaACATTTTAGTACATTTATTTAGAATTCTTCTGCAGAAGGGTTTTGTCTCTTCTCTCCAATTTGttaaatttactcatttattcataaCAGCATGAACTTgcaggtatttattttattctgtggatTATAATTCAATAATACTTTAGTTACTCTGTGGCTCAACTTGTTTAAAATTTGGCCGTTGGGAGCTGTTTTCATTGGTTCTTGTGCTCTTCTAATATAACCCCATAAACGTTCTAACATGACCTCATcaatacttttgtttgttttgtgtttaccACATTCTTATTTTCCAACACTCCAAGATGCTATAGGCtctttctgtatttcctgcatAGGTCTAgaaactttatttcttcataagtATTgccacatctttattttttctttaacattatcAGGTTGCAGTTTTATTAATCATCTTTAGTCTAGATTGCCTTCTGTTTATTTATAATTCTATCATTGTTTTAATGTTTCATGTTCTGTTCGTTTTTATTTACTAATTGCTGAATttcaacataaatatttatagatttttagaaaatatagatattaattctcaaataaatatagtcagattcagtttttaaattgttgacctttaattttatttcaacgAGGTCAAGCTTATGCTCAATTTATTAACTTATGGAATTGTAATTGATATTTATTTGTAGCTGCACTGGGaaatttttgtaaatgtgttCTACCTATTGAAAAgcattttccatttgatttttggTAGTTGCAGGTTATAATGATAACGGTTAAGTTTGTTTTGCAAAttctatagctttttttttttttcctttttttgacggagtctcgctgtcgacctcgcagcctcccgagtagctgagattacaggcgtcctCAACCatagccggctaattttttatatttttagtagagacggggtttcaccatattggccaggctggtcttgaactcccgaccccaggtgatccacccgccttggcctcccaaagtgctgggattacaggagtaagccaccgcgcccagccaaattatGCAGCATTCCTAATTTTGTTCTCTGCACTATTGGTTTCGGTCAAAATGCTGttacgtaaaaaaaaaaaaaaaaaaaaaaaaaaaaaaaaaaaaccaaatcatGATCTCCTATCATGATTGCAGACTTTTCAGTTTTACCATCTAAGTCTGAGTCTTGGCTCTCTATGTGTCAGTGCCATGTGGTTAGGTGCATAAAGTTCATTACtgcaatattgaaatattttcctatgaAATTTCATTAACCAGGATCCTATCAATACACTGGATATTAATATTGCTCCCCtagatttcttttgtttaatatttgtCTGTATTGCCTGTTCCCATAAATTGACTTTTAATCACTTAGCGTTGTTCTAAGATTGattaaaatgtagaataaaagGGAAGGTTATGGGAGGGTGGGACGTCTAATCTAAGCCCAGCCCAGTGATTACATTAGCTGGGCGCTGATTAGGTTAGGATGTTGCCCAGGGATAAAGCCAGGATCTTTGGGAACTGGCTTCATTTGGAGTTCAGCTACCAAGAGGAAACCTTCCTCTGGGTCCTGGAGTATTTGGCCTGAAATTGTCAATTTGGGAGTTGCTGCTCCAGGGGGCTCCGTGCGGAGCTCGGCCGCCAGCCTCTCCGCCCAGCCTTTCCCGGCGTCCCCACGCGGGGCGCAGCCGCGGGAAAGGAACGCAGGTCACACCGTCAGCGCCCAGAGCAGCGCCAGTTTCCGGGCCCGGCCTGCTCTGGGAGCCATGAGTTGCAGCCGCCCCCCTCCCGACGTGGATGGCATGATCACCCTCAAGGTGGACAACCTGACCTACCGGACCTCTCCCGACAGCCTGAGGCGCGTGTTCGAGAAGTACGGGCGCGTGGGCGACGTGTATATCCCGCGGGAGCACCACACCAAGGCGCCCCGGGGCTTCGCCTTCGTCCGCTTTCATGACCGGCGCGACGCGGAAGACGCCGAGGACGCCATGGACGGGGCGGAGCTGGATGGACGCGAGCTGCGGGTGCAGATGGCGCGCTATGGCCGCCGGGACTTGCCCCGCAGCCGCCAGGAAGAGCCGCGCGGCAGGTCCGGAGGCGGCCGCTACGGACTGCGGAGCCGCAGCCCCAGGCGGCGACACCGCAGCCGATCCCGGGGTCCCAGCTGCTCTAGGTCCCGCAGCAGATCTCACTATGGGGGGTCTCGCTATAGCCGGTCTCCCTACAGCCGATCTCCCTTCAGGAGATCTCGCTACAGCCGATCTCCCTACAGACGATCTCATTGCAGAGGATCTCGCTACAGTCAATCTTACAGCCGGCATCACTACAGCCGATCTCCCTACAGGGAATCTCGCTACAGGAGGTCTCCCTACATCCGGTCTTCCCGCAACAGGTCTCTCTACAACCGCTCTCACTCGAAGTCTGGGTCTGGCTCTCGCTCTCCATCAACCTCCAAATCCAGCTCTGCGCGAAGATCCAAGTCCTCCTCCATCTCCAGATCTTGCTCAAGGTCCAGGTCTAGATCTACGTCCCGGAGTACTACCCCCATATCCAAGAGGAAATCCAAGTCCAGGTCGTGATCCAAGAGTCCTCCCAGGTCTCCTGAAGGGGAAAAAGGACAAGTGTCCTCCAAGGAAAATGATCATCAGCTAACGCGTGATGGACGACTTGGGGAAAAGGACTCCATACTCAGTCCATGGAAGCAGAATCCCTGGAAGAAGTGACTGCCTAATGAAACGGTTGTGTGACATTTGTCTACCTTTTTACCAGTTTGAAGTGTTGCATCAGATGGCAAGATTCATTTCATGTGCCATTGTGTTGTTATTCAAATTTTCTTGTAATTTAGTGAGGTAAACTACTTTAGATTGGATTTGGATGTTTGAGGggaaattttatatttgtctttttttgggtttttttgagatggagtctagctctgctgcccacgctgaagtgcagtggcgccatctgcatcttccacctcctgggttcaagccattctcaggcctcagcctctgcagtagctgggattataggcaccaggCACCACagagggctaatttttgtatttttagtagagacggggtttcgccatgttggccagcctgccctcgaactcctgggctcaagtgatctgctcaccttggcctcctaaagttctgggattacaggtgtgagcccctttGCCCAGCGTATATTTGATTCTATAGTGCTGATATTTTTGGTTTGAAACGAACAGGTTGGTAACCTAATTTGTGGCCCCCTGTCTCTTAAGAAATGTGTGCAGCCATTACACACAGCCCAACGCTGTCACGACATTGCCTCAAAACTGCCTTCATTCCTTAAAGTTAAAAACTTACAAAAGGCggtataaatgtgtatgtgtaatgTTATTACCTTTAAATCTAACTGGTAATATGACCCAAATTTGTATAAAGATTTTTCAGGTGAAAAGACTGGGTTTTGAGCAAACACAATTCTAGTATCTTCTGTGTTTTTGTGCACCAGGCCTGGCTGCCTAGCAGTTGAATGATGCTGGTTAGCTGTTAAGGTGGCCTGTTGCAGTGCAGAGTGCTGAGctgcttcctgttttcttctgtttcctcctGAAAAAAGAAGCCCTGTCCGGAAGACTGTTCAGTTTATTAAAATGCCTGTCAACTGCCCTTCTAGTCACCCAGGCCTGGAAGAGAAATAATAGAGCATGCAGCGAGCACATCTAGCTGATGATAATCACACCTCTTCCCCCTCTCTATTCTGTTAAAtggcaaatctgatcatgtcaacATACATGAACTTAAAATATGGGGAATGTTATGGAAGAAATGGCTTGTAACTTTGTAGGTACTTATAACATGGTGTatgtttttttattatgaatatttctTACTATTACCATGTCTCTATCattgaattaaaatgttttgttggTGTTaccttttctcaaaataaaattagaaatattttatagaaagttggttgttttattttgctgttgGACTACTTTCTGCTATTTGTAcctttgggaaaattattttaccaAGTTTCTCATAGGattcaattataattttaaaaaaactctacAAGGTTTAGCTgtgtgctttattattttatcacaatgtagtttctttGTACACTCTTTGTTTCCTCTTCCTACCTGTGCTTTTTAACTTCCAaagtcttttcaaagaatcagattttgaattttgttattaCCTCTACTGggtgtaatattttcttttgtaattgtttctgcttatacctttattttctttccttttttattttgattcatcCTGTTTACTGAGTTGAGTGCTAAATTCAATCATTTTTGaacttgctgatttttttctttcagttcaatTCGATACTCCTCTTTATATATGTTGTGATTTGACCTTAAATCCTGATATTAACACACCATACCAATCTGCCGTAATCAatccatcctgggtgatagaacTGATGGCCTCTGTACAGTTAAAGTTGTGGTTGAAGCCTGTGTGGCATCACTAAGTTACTAAGGTAGCTTAAAGCTCAGCATTTTGTTTGTCACACATTTGTCTTCAAATACTCTGAAATATACTGGATTCAACCACACCAGAAGTTTGaagatttggaaagaaaatactggaagaacctcagcctcctagttgATGAAAACAGTAAACAATGTAATCCTGGACACGTAGGAACAATTTAGGAGTTTCTGGAGCAGGAATGTGAGGCTGTCATTGAAGAGAGTGTCAACACACCCTACCTATACTTTGGCATGTGGATGACCACCTTTCCATAGGACACGGACCTTTACAACATCAACTACCATCACTTCAGGGAGCCCCTGTCTTGGTACACAGTGCCCCAAAACCATAGTCAGCACCTGGAATGCTCAGCCGGGGAGCTTTTCCAGGTAGTTCTCAGGGTTATGAGGCCTTCTTGTGGCACAAGATGGCCCTCATCTTGCCCACAGTGCTCATGCAGAATGGGGTTCCCTTCAATAGCatgactcaggaggctggagagttCATGGTGACATTTCCCTATGACTACCACACAGGCTTCAATTCTCACAGAGACCATCCATTTCACCACCTAGGATGGGTAGATTATGGCAATATGGCATCTCAGTGTAgctgtggggagggcagggtggCCTTTTCCATGGATGCCTTCACACACATCATTAAACCTGATCATTATGACCTGTGGAAAAGCTAGCAAGATGGGGCCATTGTGGATCAAAGGGAGCCCAAGGTGCTGGCCAGCCAGGAGCTCATTACCTGGCAGGAGGacattgcacctggcctgaagcTCCTCTGGACCCGGCCTCTTCTAGGCCTGTGGTCCTGGATAGTGGGACCTACCATTGAACCCACATGTACCAGTTGCAGTTTCCCTGGTGCCCCATGGCAGCCCAGGAAATTGATGCCCATCCAAGGGTCATTGACCCCAGAGGCTCCCAAGAACACACCATGGCCCACCATCTATCTCGGGTCTGTTTGCGCTGGTTCTCTGCCTGTCAACTGGCAGAGGTGGTCATGGGGGTCCTTTTCAGGAACTAAGAGCTCAGGAGGGGATCCTCTAGTCTCCCACCAAGTGGCACAGCACACAGAGCTCTCAATCCTGGGGTCTTTGCCCCTACTTAGGATGGAACTTTGATAGACAAGCCTGTATCTCTCAGGCCTGCATCTCAGCAGCCCATCAAGGCTACCACGTGCTGCAGTGCCCCCATCTTCAACCTTTGGAGACAACTTGGATCTGATGCTTCGATGTGTGCTGGCCCGTATCTGACATCCCCAGACAGCAAGACACTGAACCACCCTGTGTTCCACTGATTCCTCCCAACATCATAATGATGCTGAGAAGATTCTCCAGAGATGCTGCTGGAGAGTGCAAGGCCTCTTGAACCTGGCTGAGGTTGTAGCAATGGACCACTCTTATACCTCTGGGGTCTTGGCCCCAACCGATGTTGTCAGAATATGCTGGGCCCTGACTCCTGTCCTGGGGTTAAAGCCAGACAGTGCTGCACCTCTGAATTTGGAGCTATGTGCCTCTGATACATTATCTTAATCCTTTGAACCCATGGCTACTGAATATATTGCCAAATGTGGCTGTCCCTCTGACCATAACCTAACCCGAGTAGCCAAAGAAGGCTCCACTCAAGCACAATTCGAGCCTGGGACTGTCTCAGTCtcttttactttgaaaaactAATATATACCCAAGGCTACCAGAGGCTGTTTCctgtttattaaattaatttttcctaGTGTGTATCTACCAAGTAAAGAAAGGAatatcggccgggtgcggtggctcacgcctgtaatcccagcactttgggaggccgagatgggcggatcacgaggtcaggagatcgagaccttccttgctaacatggtgaaaccccatctctactaaaaatacaaaaaattagcccggtggcgggcgcctgtagtcccagctacactggaggctgaggcaggagaatggcatgaacccaggaggcggagcttgcagtgagctgagatccggccactgcactccagcctgggtaaaagagcgagactctgtctcaagaaaaaaaaaacaaaaaagaaagaaaggaatatcctgaaaacatgttttaaaatcactACTATAAAAGAGATAAACCTAAAACTAAGTGATTCAGAAtgcctgaaaaataaaagaatgggcaAAACTAGATCAAGGAAAAtgcaagcaaaagaaaagagGGGTGGTAGATcttaatataaaacaaagaaattttagGTACTTCATACAAGTGCAATGATATaatatctgtctttttatttctagttatttcacttagcatgatgtcctcaaggttcatccatgttgcatcatgtgtcagaatttccttccttttcaaggttGAATAATATTGCATCATATGTATACACCACGTTTTGCTCATTCCAATCACCCATGGATGGACCATTGGGTTGTTTCCTCCTTTTGGCTGTGTGCATGGTGCTGTTGAGAACACTGGTATAAAAGTATCTGTGTGAGTCCCTGGTAAAACCATTTTAATCATCTTTTAGAAGTTCCATATTCTTCCTTGGGCATCATTAATATGCCTTTGCATCTGACTTGACTGGAGATCTGATATATATCTGTAGTAAATTAGTTTTTAATATCATCTTAGTTTGAAAAattgtaattaaattaaatttaaactaaaaatgttagattaaaaattaattgtgtCACTTCTCATGAATTTGAGGAAACTTCTGACAGCAACATACCTTGTTCTCCTCTACCAAATATGTGCACACCAACATTTATTACTATGTGGGAGAATTCATGGATCTCTCAGTTCTATCCTAGGTCCCAGGTTTAGGAGTCTAGAGTTCCTTTCAATATCCCCTTATCATGGATGTCTCCGTGGCTCTGAAACAGCATTTTCATTCTTCAAATAGTCAGTTAGAGCCTGGGGAAAGGTGTGTTCTACAATCTTCTCATCCCTGCTGGTGGTAACTCACTATGGATACTATGTGGCTCTGTgggaagctgggcatggtgaccagGTGACTGTGTGGAGCCAGGAAGCTCTTGCAAAGCTCACAGCCAGCACTGTACATGCACTGAAGCTCGCGGGATCCCTTTACCTGGCACAGGACAGGCAGTGCAAAGCTTGTGTGCTTCTCTCAGAGTGAGCGTGGGTGGGTAGTGGGCACTGCTTCTAGCGGGCTTCCTTCTTCCTGGCCTTCTGCTTTCAGAGGCTGCCAAAGTCCTGACCGCATCCATGTAGGGTGAGCGCTTGCCCAGAGAATCCAGAGGTGGGTGTCCCAGGCCCCTGTGCCAGGCTCAGGCAGTGCTTGGGAGAGGGTTATCCAGGGAGCTTTCCGTGCTGGGCTTGTGTTTCTAGGGGGAAAACAGGAGGGGTGGGCATGGGCTGCAGGGTCCAGAGAGGATTGTGTCACAGAGGTGGGGAAGAAAGTTCTGGTAAAATCTCAtttccctcctcttttcctcctctgggcaagctccatgaggacaTGGTGCAGGCTTAGGGCCAGAAGGTTGAGATCCAGCCTAGAGCCCATGTAAGTTTGATTAAGGAAAAAATCATAGTTGGTAAGAAACAAGTTGGAGTAGTGtttgaaaaaaacagagaatttaagtcactttattgtgttgaagacagaaaaaaaatggacacatatacagatatagaaaacaaacaagctTAACAAGGTACAGTGTATGCACCTGGTAATAGAGAATACTCACCTTTTTCAAGTACTAATGAATGATTCACAAAATTGGACAATATATTACAGTGAAAACAAAACATCGATAacttatcaaaagaaaaagaaaaaatcaataccatgcaacaaaactagaaatttgttttaaaaatagaaaatatagagaTGCTTTTTTCTGAAAGGTGAACATTCTTTATCGGGCAAGCTTTATGTAAGACAAAAACACAAGCCAAAACAGCCAAATTCCACTGGCTTTTCAAAGCTGTGGTTTATTTGACATTGTTAATTCACTGGCTCAGTCCAATAAACAAGTCCCCACTAAGTGAGCAAGACAGTTTTTATCAGCAATGTGTGCTGTGCAGAAACTAAAGCAGGATTAGATAACAGAAGAATGCGCAGGGGCTGCCTGAGCTGCGGGTCCCGGATGGATTCACAGAGCAGGAGATCTTTTTGAGACCTAGTTGACCAAACGGAAAGTCCAGAGCAGAATTTTCCACTTgcagggaacagcaagtgcaataGAGCTACCATGGAAattagtgattttctttttccaggaaTACAAAAGAAGCTTATTTGTGTCTCaggcagagaggggaagggagagagtcTGGGGACAGAACATGTAGAGCCTCACGTTTCAAGTTAAATGCATTATTTGGTGTTCCTTCAACTTGAGAAGGCATCAGAAGCTTAAAACAGCAATTGACAAGATGTGATTGATACATTTAAATAATCAGCTTAGTGGCTGTATGGAGAGTTTGCAACTAGGAGAAGCAGTTTGACCATTTATAATACAAGCGAAAGTGACAGTTGCTTAGGCTTAATTGTTAGTTTTGAAAATTACATAGCCAGCCTcattaacatagtgaaactcagtTTCGGcagaagaaagtttaaaaaaaattacctgcgtggtggcacatgtattcccagctgctcaggaggctgagagaggaggatcacctgagcctgggaagtcaaagtTGCAATCAGccatgattgcagcactgcagtctagcctgggtgacagagccagactctgtctttaaaaccaacaacaaaaaagcagtgCACAAAACTGGACGGAACATATTTTGGAAATTGaaaattatagttttcttttttttttttttgagacggagtctcgctctgtcgcccaggctggagtgcagtggccggatctcagctcactgcaagctccgcctcccgggttcacgccattctccggcctcagcctcccgagtagctgggactacaggcgcccgccacctcgcccggctagttttttgtatttcttaatagagacggggtttcaccgtgttagccaggatggtctcgatttcctgacctcgtgatccgcccgtctcggcctcccaaagtgctgggattacaggcttgagccaccgcgcccggccgaaaattatagttttcatacagaaagaaacattctgagaagaAAGCCACCTTGCTCATTAAGTACTATCCTTCATAGgacccttcctttcttctcctatCACCATTTCAGTAggaaattttaaagtagaaataatcagaaattgGTTCTTCTCTAAAGTTTTCAATAAACAGCAGAAAAACCCAtatcttcctgcctcttccattCATTCAGGCAACTTTGTCTTTCCTAATATAACAAGAGAAGGAAGTTTATTCTTTGGAAAATTCAACCTGAGAGATAACTCAGAGACTCCAGGCACAGAGGAGGATGGAGTGAGATGCCTGGCTGAAATGAGGTTAAAGCTAACATGACATGGTGGAATCACAAGATGAGAGCATGCTGCATTCACAGGACGGGAGCAGCCCTAGAGAGCTGCTGGACCCACAGCACGTCTTGCATGACCAAGGAATAAACTTTTATGTGGTAGGTAAAAGCTTCATTGTGTCTGGACTGCAGTCGGCAGATGGCCTTCAGGGGCAGAGAGCCACCTCACCGAAGGCCATGCCTCTTCCCAGTTTGGCTGACATCCCATGACTTCTCAGTGCCGGAGGATAAAGCTTGGCCACCTCTGCTCAACCCAGGACCACCCTGCAAAGTCATTTGAGCTCCAGGGCTTCCTGCAGGATTGGCTGCCTATCTTTGGCCCTAACCCACAGATCAACATTTCCCTGTGCTCACACCTGCTTCCTATTCCTCCCTTTCTCAGATATGGATCCCAAGGACCCTCCTTAAGAAAGACCTTGGTGCTGAAGTCTTAGAGTCTGCTCTGTAGTAAACCTGACCTGCAACTGTACTTTAGGTTTCTTTGTGTGTTTAAAAGGCATATTTCCTTGAGAGAATAAAGATCAGTTACCACCCTGCTGAAATTATATTCCTTCTTTGCATGGTTGTTCAGTGATGTGAGGAGATTGAAGTGGCCACATGGGAATCTCAGCTTCCTATTTATGGCCTTATTGTTGTGACTCCATTGAAAATATGTtcctgctgggcgcggtggctcaagcctgtaatcccagcactttgggaggccgagacgggcgaatcacgaggtcaggagatcaagaccatcctggctaacacagtgaaaccccgtctctactaaaaaatacaaaaaaactagctgggcgatgtggtgggcgcctgtagtcccagctactcgggaggctgaggcaggagaatggcgtaaacccgggaggcagagcttgcagtgagctgagatccggccactgcactccagcctgggcgacagagtgagactccgtctcaaaaaaaaaaaaaaaaaaaaagaaaatatgttcctTTGAACACCAGAGGTCATGAGgacaaaaaggaaacatcttacATTTGGCATGATGAATGAGTCCCTGTTCTATGCCTGGATTTACTGGAACCATGCACTCCGTCTCTTGAGAGGAACAGTCCCACGTCCAGAGCAATGGGCTCTTACATGCATTGCCAGTGGGAATATGACATCATACAGCCCCTTTGAAAAACTGTGtcagttggctgggcgtggtggctcatgcctgtaatcccagcactttgggaggccaaggtgggcggatcacgaggtcaggagattgagaccatcctggctaacatggtgaaatcccgtctctattaaaaaatacaaaaaaaattagccgggcatggtggcgggtgcctgtagtcccagctacttgggaggctaaggcaggagaatggtatgaacccgggaggtggagcttgcagtgagctgagatcacgccattgcactgcagcctgggcgacagagcaagactccgtctcaaaaaaaattaaataaataaataaataaaagaaaaaagaaaaaaaagctgtgtCAGTCTTCAATAAACTTGCACACTCATCTGTCTCTGGCAATTCTCCTTCCAGGTATCTGCCCAACTGTTAAGAATAAAGAACTGTGAACAATCCATATATCTCCGAAAAGATGAGTAGAAAAACTATagtgtattaaaatattattcatcgATTAAAAGGAGTGAACTGCTGGTGCATGCCACAGGATAGATGATCTCACAAACATCCCGTATAGGAAAAGTAGCAAAATCCAAGTGAATACATATTATGTGATGCCATTCCTATTCATTCTCAAATCAGTCCATACTCCCCTGTCATCATAGAACTTAGAAAGTGGTTGCCtctggtggggagtggggattgAGTGGAAAGCTCCTGTCCTGAGAGAATGCTATGGGGCTGTGCTAATGTTCTACATCTTTTATGTGTTGATTACATAggtgtatataatttttaaaactcactaaAGTGGAGACCTAAGATCTATCTGTTTTATTGCCTATATCTCAAACTGGAGAAAAGCAAATAGGAGACAAGACGAGGGCAGCTAGAAAAGTAAGAACCATCTTACTAAATTCTAGAAAGCTCAATCTTGGGTTAACATGCCATGCAAGTAGTTGTTtactctattttttgttgtttttattgtactgttatttttcactgtttctttctttttgtgaatgCATTTGATCcttggttggttgaatccactgCTGCTGAACTCAGAGGATATGGAGGCCTGACTGCCTTCTATGACAAAGATATCTGTTCATAGACAGGAGTACATGTGAGCTCCAAGCGCTATCCATGTCCAAGCATTTTCAGAGCAACATT
The sequence above is a segment of the Theropithecus gelada isolate Dixy chromosome 14, Tgel_1.0, whole genome shotgun sequence genome. Coding sequences within it:
- the LOC112606576 gene encoding serine/arginine-rich splicing factor 8-like isoform X2, whose translation is MSCSRPPPDVDGMITLKVDNLTYRTSPDSLRRVFEKYGRVGDVYIPREHHTKAPRGFAFVRFHDRRDAEDAEDAMDGAELDGRELRVQMARYGRRDLPRSRQEEPRGRSGGGRYGLRSRSPRRRHRSRSRGPSCSRSRSRSHYGGSRYSRSPYSRSPFRRSRYSRSPYRRSHCRGSRYSQSYSRHHYSRSPYRESRYRRSLYNRSHSKSGSGSRSPSTSKSSSARRSKSSSISRSCSRSRSRSTSRSTTPISKRKSKSRS
- the LOC112606576 gene encoding serine/arginine-rich splicing factor 8-like isoform X3, with the translated sequence MSCSRPPPDVDGMITLKVDNLTYRTSPDSLRRVFEKYGRVGDVYIPREHHTKAPRGFAFVRFHDRRDAEDAEDAMDGAELDGRELRVQMARYGRRDLPRSRQEEPRGRSGGGRYGLRSRSPRRRHRSRSRGPSCSRSRSRSHYGGSLYNRSHSKSGSGSRSPSTSKSSSARRSKSSSISRSCSRSRSRSTSRSTTPISKRKSKSRS
- the LOC112606576 gene encoding serine/arginine-rich splicing factor 8-like isoform X1, which produces MSCSRPPPDVDGMITLKVDNLTYRTSPDSLRRVFEKYGRVGDVYIPREHHTKAPRGFAFVRFHDRRDAEDAEDAMDGAELDGRELRVQMARYGRRDLPRSRQEEPRGRSGGGRYGLRSRSPRRRHRSRSRGPSCSRSRSRSHYGGSRYSRSPYSRSPFRRSRYSRSPYRRSHCRGSRYSQSYSRHHYSRSPYRESRYRRSPYIRSSRNRSLYNRSHSKSGSGSRSPSTSKSSSARRSKSSSISRSCSRSRSRSTSRSTTPISKRKSKSRS